The proteins below are encoded in one region of Rouxiella sp. S1S-2:
- a CDS encoding efflux RND transporter permease subunit — translation MSEGRFNLSALAVRERSITLFLIILITVAGILSFFELGRAEDPPFTVKQMTIISAWPGATAQEMQDQVAEPLEKRMQELKWYDRSETYTRPGLAFTMLSLQDSTPPSQVQEEFYQARKKLGDEAKNLPAGVIGPMVNDEFSDVTFALFALKAKGEPQRLLVRDAESLRQRLLHVPGVKKVNIIGEQAERIFVSFSHDRLATLGIAPQDIFSALNSQNVLTPAGSIDTKGPQVFIRLEGAFDKLEKIRETPIVVQGRTLQLSDVATVERGYEDPATFLIRNQGEPALLLGIVMRDGWNGLDLGKALDAETAKINESMPLGMTLMKVTDQSVNISSAVDEFMIKFFVALLVVMVVCFVSMGWRVGVVVAAAVPLTLAIVFVVMEASGKNFDRITLGSLILALGLLVDDAIIAIEMMVVKMEEGYDRIKASAYAWSHTAAPMLAGTLVTAVGFMPNGFAQSTAGEYTSNMFWIVGIALIASWVVAVVFTPYLGVKMLPNIKTVEGGHAAIYDTRHYNRFRRLLTRVIARKWAVAGTVIAIFTVAILGMGLVKKQFFPTSDRPEVLVEVQMPYGTSIEQTSATTAKIEAWLRKQKEAKIVTSYIGQGSPRFYLAMAPELPDPSFAKIVVLTDSQEAREALKFRLREAVASGLAPEARVRVTQLVFGPYSPYPVAYRVMGPDPTKLREIADKVERVMQASPMMRTINTDWGPRVPALHFTLNQDRLQAVGLTSSTVAQQLQFLLSGVPITSVREDIRSVQVMGRAAGDIRLDPAKIAGFTLVGSSGQRIPLSQIGDVEVRMEDPVLRRRDRTPTITVRGDIAENLQPPDVSTAIMKSLQPVINSLPAEYRIEQAGPIEESGKATKAMAPLFPIMIAMTLLIIILQVRSMSAMVMVFLTAPLGLIGVVPTLLLFNQPFGINALVGLIALSGILMRNTLILIGQIHHNEQEGMAPFHAVVEATVQRARPVLLTAMAAILAFIPLTHSVFWGTLAYTLIGGTFGGTIITLVFLPAMYAIWFKIRPGNQQQNEIYTSGRTTTNTEV, via the coding sequence ATGAGTGAGGGGAGATTCAATCTTTCAGCGCTTGCCGTTCGTGAGCGCTCAATCACATTGTTCCTTATTATTCTGATAACGGTCGCGGGCATTCTTTCGTTTTTCGAACTGGGTCGAGCTGAGGATCCACCGTTTACCGTCAAGCAGATGACGATTATTTCTGCCTGGCCGGGTGCCACCGCGCAGGAGATGCAGGATCAGGTTGCTGAACCGCTTGAAAAGCGCATGCAGGAGCTTAAGTGGTATGACCGTAGCGAGACTTATACGCGTCCCGGTCTGGCTTTTACCATGCTGTCACTGCAGGACAGCACGCCGCCTTCACAGGTGCAGGAAGAATTCTATCAGGCACGTAAGAAGCTGGGTGATGAGGCCAAAAACCTGCCTGCAGGCGTCATCGGGCCGATGGTCAATGATGAATTCTCTGACGTGACTTTTGCGCTCTTTGCGCTAAAGGCGAAAGGAGAGCCACAGCGGTTGCTGGTCCGCGATGCGGAATCGTTGCGCCAGCGTCTTTTGCATGTGCCGGGTGTCAAGAAGGTCAATATCATCGGCGAACAGGCTGAACGTATCTTTGTCTCGTTCTCGCATGACCGGCTGGCGACGCTGGGCATTGCTCCTCAGGATATTTTCTCCGCCCTCAACAGCCAGAACGTACTGACGCCCGCCGGTTCAATTGACACTAAAGGACCGCAGGTCTTTATCCGCCTGGAGGGTGCTTTCGACAAACTGGAGAAAATCCGCGAAACGCCCATCGTCGTACAGGGCAGAACCCTGCAGCTTTCGGATGTAGCAACGGTTGAGCGTGGCTATGAGGACCCTGCGACCTTCCTGATCCGCAATCAGGGTGAACCGGCGCTGCTGCTGGGCATCGTCATGCGTGACGGCTGGAACGGTCTGGATCTGGGGAAGGCGCTGGATGCGGAAACGGCTAAAATCAATGAAAGCATGCCGCTGGGCATGACCTTGATGAAGGTCACCGATCAGTCAGTCAACATCAGCTCCGCCGTTGACGAGTTCATGATCAAATTCTTTGTCGCGCTGCTCGTGGTCATGGTGGTGTGCTTCGTCAGTATGGGATGGCGCGTGGGCGTGGTAGTCGCAGCCGCCGTGCCGCTGACGCTGGCGATTGTCTTCGTGGTGATGGAGGCTTCCGGCAAAAACTTTGACCGCATTACCCTGGGTTCACTGATCCTCGCGCTGGGGTTGCTGGTCGATGATGCCATTATCGCCATAGAGATGATGGTGGTGAAAATGGAAGAGGGCTACGACCGTATCAAAGCCTCGGCCTATGCCTGGAGCCACACGGCGGCCCCAATGCTGGCGGGTACGCTGGTCACCGCCGTCGGTTTTATGCCCAACGGTTTCGCACAGTCCACAGCCGGTGAGTACACCAGCAACATGTTCTGGATTGTCGGGATAGCCCTGATTGCCTCCTGGGTCGTGGCGGTGGTATTTACGCCTTATCTGGGTGTGAAAATGCTGCCGAACATCAAAACGGTAGAGGGCGGGCATGCGGCTATTTACGACACCCGTCATTACAACCGCTTTCGCCGGTTATTGACACGGGTTATCGCGCGCAAGTGGGCAGTAGCCGGTACCGTTATTGCCATCTTTACTGTCGCTATCCTCGGCATGGGGCTGGTTAAAAAACAATTTTTCCCGACATCCGATCGCCCAGAGGTACTGGTTGAGGTGCAGATGCCTTATGGCACCTCAATTGAGCAGACCAGCGCCACCACCGCGAAAATAGAAGCCTGGCTGAGAAAGCAGAAAGAGGCAAAAATCGTCACATCCTACATCGGGCAAGGGTCGCCGCGTTTTTATCTGGCCATGGCGCCCGAGTTGCCCGACCCGTCTTTTGCGAAAATTGTCGTGCTGACGGACAGCCAGGAAGCGCGTGAGGCGCTCAAGTTCAGACTGCGTGAAGCGGTTGCCAGCGGTCTTGCACCTGAGGCGCGCGTGCGCGTGACTCAACTGGTGTTTGGTCCGTATTCACCTTATCCGGTGGCTTACCGTGTCATGGGGCCGGACCCTACTAAACTGCGCGAAATTGCAGATAAAGTAGAAAGGGTGATGCAGGCCAGCCCAATGATGAGGACCATCAACACCGACTGGGGCCCGCGGGTACCGGCGCTGCATTTTACGCTCAATCAGGACCGCCTTCAGGCGGTTGGGTTGACATCAAGTACGGTCGCACAGCAGCTTCAGTTCTTGCTTTCAGGGGTTCCGATTACCTCTGTACGTGAAGACATCCGTTCGGTGCAGGTCATGGGACGCGCGGCGGGGGATATCCGGCTTGATCCAGCTAAAATAGCCGGATTTACCTTAGTGGGGTCTTCCGGCCAGCGCATTCCGCTGTCTCAGATAGGGGATGTGGAAGTGCGAATGGAAGACCCCGTTCTGCGTCGTCGCGATCGTACCCCGACGATTACCGTACGGGGAGACATTGCCGAAAATCTACAACCTCCTGATGTCTCCACGGCAATCATGAAATCGCTGCAACCGGTCATTAATTCGCTGCCGGCCGAGTACCGCATTGAGCAGGCCGGCCCCATTGAAGAATCAGGAAAAGCCACCAAAGCGATGGCACCCCTGTTTCCTATCATGATTGCCATGACGCTGTTGATTATTATCCTGCAGGTGCGGTCGATGTCGGCGATGGTGATGGTATTCCTCACCGCCCCACTGGGGCTAATTGGGGTGGTGCCAACGCTACTGCTCTTCAACCAGCCGTTTGGCATCAACGCGCTGGTAGGATTAATTGCATTATCTGGGATTCTGATGCGTAACACCCTGATCCTGATAGGTCAGATCCATCATAACGAGCAGGAAGGGATGGCTCCGTTTCATGCGGTGGTTGAGGCGACGGTGCAGCGAGCCAGGCCGGTGTTGCTCACTGCGATGGCTGCCATATTGGCGTTTATTCCGCTGACACACTCGGTGTTCTGGGGAACGCTGGCGTACACCCTCATTGGCGGCACGTTTGGCGGCACCATCATCACGCTGGTATTCCTGCCCGCAATGTATGCAATTTGGTTCAAGATACGTCCTGGCAATCAGCAGCAGAATGAAATCTACACATCAGGACGTACGACAACTAATACCGAAGTATAG
- a CDS encoding deaminase has product MDEKLKFMLLALEYSRQALPECRPNPPVGCVIVHNGDVVSKGFTQSPGHHHAEIEAISKLTLPIDECEIFVTLEPCSFQGRTPSCALTLAELKPRHIYIAIEDPHPRNRGEGINILKKSGISFTLGIGKQDVEDFLSQYLIHSTNVI; this is encoded by the coding sequence ATGGACGAAAAATTGAAATTCATGTTGTTGGCGCTTGAATACTCTCGACAGGCATTACCTGAATGCAGACCAAATCCACCGGTGGGATGCGTAATTGTCCATAACGGAGATGTTGTTTCTAAAGGCTTTACTCAATCTCCAGGCCACCATCATGCAGAGATAGAAGCCATCTCAAAACTTACGTTACCTATTGATGAATGTGAAATTTTTGTCACTCTTGAGCCCTGCTCCTTCCAAGGAAGAACCCCTTCCTGTGCTTTAACGCTTGCAGAGTTAAAGCCACGACATATCTACATTGCAATAGAAGACCCGCATCCCAGGAACAGAGGGGAAGGCATCAATATTTTAAAAAAATCAGGTATCAGTTTTACGCTGGGTATTGGAAAACAAGATGTAGAGGATTTTCTGTCGCAGTATTTGATTCATTCAACGAATGTAATCTAG
- a CDS encoding GNAT family N-acetyltransferase, which yields MNVIIANMTPDNKGFLELKVESMAAGFNMLRRLEENWLNGQNRFDKPGENLLGFYADGSLIAVCGLNQDPYMPSVRAGRLRHLYVGVEWRRMQVGISLLKALLKGSGHWFDFINTNAPPSAFTFYERAGFIPLADVDKVTHRLYLEDI from the coding sequence ATGAATGTTATCATCGCGAACATGACCCCTGATAATAAAGGTTTTTTAGAGTTAAAAGTAGAGAGCATGGCTGCTGGATTTAACATGCTACGCAGACTGGAAGAAAACTGGCTGAACGGGCAGAATCGATTTGATAAGCCAGGTGAGAACCTGTTAGGTTTTTATGCCGACGGATCACTCATTGCTGTGTGTGGGTTAAACCAAGACCCCTACATGCCTTCAGTTCGGGCCGGACGACTCCGTCATCTCTATGTCGGAGTCGAATGGAGAAGAATGCAGGTTGGTATCAGTCTGCTTAAGGCATTGCTAAAGGGTTCTGGCCACTGGTTTGATTTTATCAATACTAACGCGCCTCCATCAGCATTCACCTTCTATGAACGTGCTGGCTTTATTCCGCTAGCAGATGTCGATAAAGTGACTCACCGCCTGTATCTTGAAGACATATAA
- a CDS encoding GNAT family N-acetyltransferase — protein MITVEKSDPFSTESQFLVEKLSSELAAITGDSGKNNFTVDSMDQDRSLWVLARNKEGEAIGCGAIRPLTQDIAELKRMFADRSSPGIGNALLTFLETSAKSMGYTELWLETRHVNHRAVNFYRKNGYVSIENYGPYKGRDEAVCFSKKLPH, from the coding sequence ATGATAACAGTTGAGAAATCAGACCCATTTTCTACAGAATCTCAATTTTTAGTTGAGAAATTGTCATCAGAACTTGCCGCTATTACCGGTGATAGTGGCAAAAATAATTTCACAGTAGACTCAATGGATCAGGACAGATCGCTGTGGGTACTGGCAAGAAATAAAGAGGGTGAAGCGATAGGTTGCGGTGCTATCCGGCCGTTAACGCAAGATATAGCCGAACTTAAAAGAATGTTTGCAGACCGAAGCTCTCCTGGTATCGGTAACGCTTTACTCACTTTTTTAGAAACATCAGCGAAAAGTATGGGATATACCGAGCTTTGGCTTGAAACCAGGCACGTTAACCATAGGGCTGTAAATTTTTATAGGAAGAATGGGTATGTAAGCATTGAGAATTACGGCCCCTACAAAGGCCGGGATGAAGCTGTATGTTTCTCGAAAAAATTACCACACTAG
- a CDS encoding SRPBCC domain-containing protein, producing the protein MNVINWPENYIPGFTDNFVSNEMIISGLSVRDVWPFLSQPFLWPDYYKNSADVRFYDDKGPVLENRVRFYFSTFGFPVESQVVECVSPTEGQPARLAWHGWAGEENTPERLDVHHAWLLEDLTDHRIRILTQETQNGNPAKELAKTRPNPMLNGHQEWLDGLIEAATRTVR; encoded by the coding sequence ATGAACGTAATTAATTGGCCTGAAAATTATATTCCGGGTTTTACCGATAACTTTGTTTCAAATGAAATGATTATCTCAGGACTAAGTGTCAGGGATGTTTGGCCCTTTCTAAGTCAGCCATTCCTGTGGCCTGACTATTATAAAAACTCAGCAGATGTGCGCTTTTATGATGATAAAGGACCAGTCTTGGAAAATCGTGTGCGCTTCTACTTCAGCACATTTGGATTTCCTGTTGAATCACAGGTCGTAGAGTGTGTTTCACCGACGGAGGGCCAACCAGCACGTCTAGCCTGGCATGGATGGGCAGGTGAAGAGAATACCCCTGAACGTCTCGATGTACATCATGCGTGGCTATTAGAAGATCTGACTGATCATCGTATTCGTATCCTGACACAGGAAACTCAGAACGGAAATCCTGCAAAGGAACTGGCAAAAACTCGCCCAAATCCAATGCTAAACGGCCATCAGGAATGGCTGGATGGCCTGATTGAAGCCGCGACCCGCACCGTTCGATAA
- a CDS encoding LysR family transcriptional regulator, which produces MKNDIRSLDLNLLKALDALLDEGSVTRAAQRLSLTQPAVSGMLTRLRDFFDDPLFVRTRHGMVPTLRASELASPVKQILTDIAILLKPLNFIPITAELTYTIVATDYALKAVIIPLMAALKQRAPLIKVAVRPVDNARIYQQLSRGEVDMALLTPQTTPDDLHGRALYEEHYVCVASGHHPLAAGQEITLEQFCEQEHILVSTEGKFTGVTDEVLAELRLTRRVGMSVNSFLVIPDILRLTNMIAVVPHRMVPADSDLVIIPLPLKVPGFTKSMAWHERTHRDSAHQWIRALCVEVSQHSG; this is translated from the coding sequence ATGAAAAATGATATCAGGTCCCTCGATCTTAATCTTTTAAAGGCTCTGGATGCGTTACTGGATGAAGGCAGCGTAACTCGGGCGGCTCAGCGCCTTTCTCTGACTCAACCGGCTGTCAGCGGAATGCTTACCCGCTTGCGAGATTTTTTTGACGACCCCCTTTTTGTACGAACACGTCATGGCATGGTACCCACGTTACGGGCCAGCGAACTCGCTTCACCGGTAAAGCAGATCCTCACAGACATCGCTATATTACTTAAGCCATTGAATTTTATACCTATAACAGCGGAACTCACTTATACCATTGTAGCAACGGATTATGCGCTTAAGGCCGTAATCATACCGTTGATGGCCGCGCTGAAACAACGTGCGCCTCTTATCAAAGTCGCCGTGCGACCTGTAGACAATGCGCGAATATATCAGCAGTTGTCTCGGGGAGAAGTCGATATGGCCCTACTAACACCGCAGACAACACCCGATGATCTGCATGGAAGAGCGCTTTATGAAGAGCATTATGTCTGCGTAGCCTCTGGCCATCATCCACTGGCTGCAGGTCAGGAGATTACGCTAGAGCAGTTCTGCGAACAGGAACACATCTTGGTATCGACGGAGGGGAAATTTACGGGGGTAACAGATGAAGTGCTTGCGGAATTACGACTGACCCGACGAGTCGGTATGTCAGTCAATAGTTTTCTGGTGATACCCGATATTTTGCGCTTAACCAATATGATTGCGGTGGTACCCCATCGTATGGTCCCGGCTGACAGTGATCTCGTCATTATCCCTCTGCCACTGAAAGTCCCCGGCTTTACAAAAAGCATGGCGTGGCATGAACGTACTCATCGAGACTCTGCTCATCAATGGATACGCGCGTTGTGTGTTGAAGTCAGCCAGCACTCCGGCTGA
- a CDS encoding Hok/Gef family protein yields the protein MLHKPVLTVFILCVTVLTLAWMYRGSLCEIQVRNGKMEVVASLAYESVR from the coding sequence ATGCTACACAAACCAGTATTAACCGTTTTTATACTGTGCGTGACAGTTTTAACGCTCGCATGGATGTATCGGGGATCACTTTGTGAAATCCAGGTTAGAAACGGCAAGATGGAGGTTGTGGCTTCACTGGCCTACGAATCCGTGAGGTAA
- a CDS encoding LysE family translocator — MLGRFLTITGAGYLFWLGVGILRNPSVPVIDRDGEEFGSRVKWALKGFCINGLNLKVFLLFLALLPQFTNVKSAWPLPLQMTALGLSYVFSCGVIVGYCSSAALQTCPQAAKMGVG; from the coding sequence ATTCTTGGCCGTTTCCTGACTATTACGGGTGCTGGTTACCTTTTTTGGCTAGGTGTAGGAATACTTCGTAATCCCTCTGTTCCTGTAATAGATCGCGACGGTGAAGAGTTTGGGTCAAGGGTAAAGTGGGCGTTAAAGGGGTTTTGTATTAACGGTCTAAATCTGAAAGTATTTCTTTTGTTTCTCGCTCTGCTTCCTCAGTTTACCAATGTGAAGTCCGCGTGGCCTTTGCCGTTGCAAATGACCGCGCTGGGGCTTAGCTATGTGTTCAGTTGCGGTGTGATAGTTGGATACTGTTCAAGCGCAGCGCTTCAAACGTGTCCGCAGGCGGCTAAGATGGGAGTAGGTTAG
- the cspA gene encoding RNA chaperone/antiterminator CspA, giving the protein MSNKMTGLVKWFDAGKGFGFISPQDGSKDVFVHFSAIQSSDFKTLDEGQKVEFSIENGAKGPSAANVVAL; this is encoded by the coding sequence ATGTCTAATAAAATGACTGGTTTAGTAAAATGGTTTGATGCTGGTAAAGGTTTCGGTTTTATCTCTCCACAAGACGGTAGCAAAGATGTATTCGTACATTTTTCCGCCATCCAAAGCAGCGATTTCAAAACCTTAGACGAAGGCCAGAAAGTGGAATTCTCGATTGAGAACGGCGCTAAAGGCCCCTCAGCTGCCAATGTTGTCGCGCTTTAA
- a CDS encoding TetR/AcrR family transcriptional regulator, with translation MKVSKEQVRENRKRIVETASVLFRERGYDGVGVAELMSAAGLTHGGFYKHFGSKVDLMAEAVSCGFTRSAESTAGVNREKFIEYYLSRQHRDGMGNGCVMSALGADTARQSESMKATFAAGIERQLALLGNEDGTRADLIDTIAHLVGALVLSRACPDNSALADEILDVCRSRILSQDVNEN, from the coding sequence ATGAAAGTGTCAAAAGAGCAGGTCCGTGAAAACAGAAAGCGCATTGTCGAAACTGCTTCAGTATTGTTTCGTGAACGTGGCTATGACGGCGTGGGCGTCGCGGAACTGATGTCTGCAGCAGGATTAACTCACGGCGGGTTCTACAAGCACTTTGGTTCTAAGGTTGATCTGATGGCGGAGGCTGTGAGTTGCGGTTTTACGCGTTCTGCAGAAAGCACGGCAGGTGTGAACCGAGAAAAATTTATTGAATACTACCTCTCCCGCCAGCATCGCGACGGTATGGGGAACGGTTGCGTGATGTCGGCATTGGGCGCGGATACAGCCCGTCAGTCTGAGTCAATGAAGGCGACATTTGCGGCTGGCATTGAACGTCAGCTGGCACTTTTGGGAAATGAAGATGGAACGCGCGCTGACCTTATAGATACCATTGCTCATCTTGTTGGCGCCCTGGTGCTGTCCCGTGCTTGCCCGGATAATTCCGCTCTGGCTGATGAAATTCTGGATGTTTGCCGTTCCCGCATTCTCAGTCAGGACGTCAATGAAAATTGA
- a CDS encoding alkene reductase, which produces MTHQPLFQPYDLGTITLANHIVMAPLTRNRAGAGLVPGELAATYYAQRATAGLLITEATQISAQAQGYQDTPGIYTQAQIDGWRKVTDAVHAKGGRIFVQLWHVGRISHVDLQPGGAAPVAPSAIRAETKTFVNNGFADVSEPRALELQEIKGIIDDFRKASANAIAAGFDGVEIHGANGYLLEQFLKDGANQRTDEYGGSVENRARLLLEVTAAVKEEIGADRTGVRISPVSPANAISCSDPQPQFNYVADELNALGIVYLHVVEGATGGPRDASPFDYGSLRRRFKNTYIGNNGYDLALASAQLAEGKADLFAFGRPFISNPDLVERLKTGVPLASLSPETLYGGGAAGYTDYPSLTETNK; this is translated from the coding sequence ATGACCCACCAACCCTTATTTCAACCCTATGATCTTGGGACAATAACGCTTGCCAACCATATCGTGATGGCACCGCTGACGCGTAATCGTGCCGGAGCAGGTCTGGTTCCAGGCGAACTGGCTGCAACCTACTACGCCCAGCGAGCTACCGCTGGATTGCTGATTACCGAAGCCACGCAGATCTCCGCGCAGGCGCAGGGCTATCAGGATACGCCAGGGATCTACACGCAGGCGCAGATCGATGGTTGGCGCAAAGTGACAGATGCCGTGCATGCCAAAGGTGGGCGCATATTTGTACAGCTCTGGCACGTAGGACGTATCTCGCATGTCGATTTACAGCCCGGTGGCGCTGCTCCGGTCGCACCGTCTGCCATCCGTGCCGAGACTAAAACATTTGTGAACAACGGATTTGCTGATGTCTCTGAGCCACGCGCGCTCGAGCTGCAGGAAATAAAGGGGATTATCGACGATTTCAGAAAGGCCTCTGCCAATGCGATTGCCGCCGGGTTTGACGGCGTAGAGATCCACGGAGCGAATGGTTATCTGCTGGAACAGTTCCTTAAAGACGGTGCCAATCAGCGTACCGATGAGTACGGCGGCTCAGTCGAGAACCGCGCGCGCCTGCTGTTAGAAGTCACGGCGGCCGTTAAAGAGGAGATTGGTGCTGACCGCACCGGCGTGCGTATTTCACCCGTTTCGCCTGCTAATGCGATTTCGTGCAGTGATCCGCAGCCGCAATTTAACTACGTCGCTGATGAACTTAATGCATTGGGTATCGTGTACCTCCACGTGGTTGAAGGCGCTACGGGCGGCCCGCGTGATGCATCACCGTTCGATTACGGCTCCCTGCGCAGGCGTTTTAAAAACACCTACATCGGCAACAACGGCTATGACTTGGCGCTGGCGTCCGCTCAACTTGCAGAAGGAAAAGCCGATCTGTTCGCGTTCGGTCGCCCGTTCATTTCCAACCCAGATCTAGTCGAAAGGCTGAAAACAGGTGTGCCTCTGGCCTCACTAAGTCCTGAAACACTTTATGGCGGTGGCGCAGCGGGATATACCGATTACCCGTCACTTACTGAGACAAACAAGTAG
- a CDS encoding SDR family oxidoreductase, translating to MTKASVLITGASTGIGAVYAERFARRGHNLVLVARDKARLEILADRLRQENGISVEVLPADLTQSVDLEAVEARLREDSQIGILINNAGIAQSGSFTEQSPESIESLIALNVTALTRLANAVAPRLVQAGEGSIVNISSIVGLAPEFAMTVYGATKAFVLFLSQGMNVELSSKGIYIQAVLPAGTYTEIWDRAGIDISNSAKFMEVGELVDAALVGFDRRERVTIPPLHNAARWDTLDASRQVLLSDIKQDEAAERYKAL from the coding sequence ATGACTAAAGCTTCAGTTCTCATTACAGGCGCCTCCACGGGTATTGGTGCTGTGTACGCCGAGCGGTTCGCCCGCCGTGGACACAACCTTGTTCTGGTTGCACGCGACAAAGCAAGGTTAGAGATACTTGCCGATCGTTTGCGACAGGAAAATGGCATTTCTGTCGAAGTTCTACCTGCCGACCTTACGCAATCGGTGGATTTAGAGGCGGTTGAAGCTCGTCTGCGTGAAGACTCGCAGATTGGCATTCTTATCAATAACGCGGGTATCGCGCAGTCTGGAAGTTTTACAGAGCAGTCTCCTGAATCGATAGAAAGCCTTATCGCGCTTAACGTCACCGCCCTGACTAGACTCGCCAATGCCGTGGCACCACGACTCGTGCAAGCGGGTGAGGGATCGATCGTCAACATCAGTTCCATCGTAGGCCTGGCCCCAGAATTTGCGATGACGGTTTACGGCGCAACCAAAGCCTTTGTGCTTTTCCTGTCTCAGGGAATGAATGTAGAGCTGTCATCTAAGGGCATTTATATCCAGGCGGTGCTCCCTGCCGGCACTTACACTGAAATTTGGGATCGTGCGGGTATCGATATCAGTAACTCGGCAAAATTCATGGAAGTGGGTGAGTTAGTGGATGCCGCACTGGTAGGTTTTGATCGCCGTGAACGGGTCACTATTCCTCCTTTACATAATGCTGCACGCTGGGACACCCTCGACGCCTCGCGTCAGGTTCTGCTTTCAGACATCAAACAAGATGAAGCTGCAGAGCGATATAAAGCACTTTAG
- a CDS encoding oxidoreductase → MTKKRVALITGASSGIGEASARKLLAAGYRVYGTSRRGSLAGKHPFPLLTLDVTDDASVKAAIDELIRLEGRIDVLVNNAGFGVAPAAAQESSIEQAKRIFDTNFLGIVRLTRAVVPHMRRQGRGRIINMGSILGIVPLPYVALYAASKHAVEGYTGALDQELRTQGIRVCVIEPAYIKTQFENNNIEPDAKLEEYDLIRAKLTKVVSKAMAEAESPEVVAEVVVKAAQTSRPKLRYTAGRLAGKLNFILRFAPASLLDKVVRKSLQLDEKD, encoded by the coding sequence ATGACAAAAAAACGTGTAGCACTGATTACAGGCGCTTCTTCAGGTATCGGCGAAGCGTCTGCCCGTAAACTTTTAGCGGCGGGGTATAGGGTATATGGCACGAGCCGGCGTGGCTCCCTGGCGGGAAAGCATCCGTTTCCGCTATTGACGCTTGATGTGACGGACGACGCTTCTGTCAAGGCTGCCATTGATGAACTGATACGGCTTGAAGGGCGGATCGATGTTCTGGTGAATAACGCGGGGTTCGGGGTTGCGCCGGCGGCTGCGCAAGAAAGTTCGATTGAACAGGCCAAGCGAATTTTTGACACAAACTTTCTGGGTATAGTCAGGTTAACGCGGGCTGTTGTTCCTCATATGCGTCGTCAGGGAAGGGGGCGGATCATTAACATGGGTTCGATACTCGGGATCGTTCCGTTGCCGTATGTGGCTCTTTATGCAGCCAGTAAGCATGCGGTCGAAGGGTATACGGGAGCGCTGGATCAAGAGCTGCGCACGCAGGGCATCAGAGTTTGTGTCATCGAACCTGCGTACATAAAAACGCAGTTTGAAAACAATAATATAGAGCCGGACGCAAAGCTTGAAGAGTATGATCTTATTCGAGCTAAGCTGACGAAAGTGGTTAGCAAGGCAATGGCTGAGGCGGAAAGTCCAGAGGTGGTCGCTGAAGTGGTGGTTAAGGCCGCACAGACTTCACGCCCAAAGTTGCGTTACACGGCGGGAAGATTGGCAGGGAAATTGAATTTTATTCTCAGATTCGCGCCTGCCTCATTGCTGGATAAGGTGGTGCGCAAAAGTCTTCAGCTTGATGAGAAGGATTAA